One Gordonia sp. SID5947 genomic region harbors:
- a CDS encoding ABC transporter permease produces the protein MGETGGMLADGVGPLEDSLQTPIARRRLGRAGLIARRFARRRSALAGLVIFVVLVCFALFGGLFSAYSYTDTDFLAIGFPPSSGHWFGTNDAGNDLYAQVVHGLQRSLVIALSVSLGTTVIAGFLGALAAYFGGWVQRVVLGVIYLLLVVPTFLILALISTKTGGDWRWLIVVLTLTGWMMLARIIHSMAQSIRERDYVRAARYLGEPPVTIVARHILPNLASLLVINFALGVVATVLAETGLSFLGLGVKIPDVTLGALLQSGTGALFASPWLFYFPAAVLTLLTVSMALIADGLRDALDPTSGSGARA, from the coding sequence ATGGGTGAGACGGGCGGGATGCTTGCCGACGGTGTCGGCCCCCTCGAGGACAGCCTCCAGACACCGATCGCACGGCGCCGCCTGGGCCGGGCCGGACTCATCGCACGGCGGTTCGCGCGTCGTCGTTCGGCCCTGGCCGGTCTGGTGATCTTCGTGGTGCTGGTCTGTTTCGCGCTCTTCGGCGGCTTGTTCAGCGCATACTCCTACACCGACACCGATTTCCTCGCGATCGGGTTCCCGCCGTCGTCCGGCCATTGGTTCGGTACGAATGACGCGGGCAACGACCTGTACGCGCAGGTCGTCCACGGATTGCAGCGCTCCCTCGTCATCGCGTTGTCGGTCTCGTTGGGCACCACCGTGATCGCCGGCTTTCTCGGTGCGCTTGCCGCCTACTTCGGGGGCTGGGTGCAGCGGGTCGTCCTCGGCGTCATCTATCTGCTGCTGGTGGTGCCGACCTTCCTGATCCTGGCGCTGATCTCCACCAAGACCGGTGGCGACTGGCGCTGGCTCATCGTGGTTCTCACCCTCACCGGCTGGATGATGTTGGCGCGCATCATCCACTCCATGGCCCAATCGATCCGGGAGCGCGACTATGTGCGGGCCGCACGGTATCTGGGTGAGCCACCGGTGACGATCGTCGCCCGGCACATCCTGCCGAACCTAGCGTCGCTGCTGGTGATCAACTTCGCGCTCGGCGTGGTGGCGACCGTCCTCGCCGAGACCGGTCTGTCCTTCCTCGGCCTCGGTGTGAAGATCCCCGACGTCACGCTCGGCGCCCTGCTGCAGTCCGGCACCGGAGCGTTGTTCGCATCGCCCTGGCTGTTCTACTTCCCCGCGGCGGTGCTGACATTGCTGACGGTCTCGATGGCGCTGATCGCCGACGGCCTGCGCGACGCTCTGGACCCGACATCCGGATCGGGGGCCCGCGCATGA